A genomic region of Glycine max cultivar Williams 82 chromosome 15, Glycine_max_v4.0, whole genome shotgun sequence contains the following coding sequences:
- the LOC100817063 gene encoding ACT domain-containing protein ACR11 isoform X1, with protein sequence MLHFSQNKIIIFIFRNNNDPTSNNSYWYCGGIYSKINQYGCHFLHVNIYIYRHYYVFLVCLLTLTTETFAFNFECGKQDGNQGEADTIPTPVVIIDQDSDPDATVVEITFGDRLGALLDTMNALKNLGLNVVKANVFLDSSGKHNKFSITKADSGRKVEDPELLEAIRLTILNNMIQYHPESSAQLALGAAFGLVPPKEQVDVEIATQITISDDGPKRSLLYVETADRPGLLVDLVKTITDINIAVESGEFDTEGLLAKAKFHVNYKDKALIKPLQLVLVNSLRYFLRRPETEESSF encoded by the exons ATGTTACATTTCTCACAAAACAAG AttatcatcttcatcttcaggAATAACAATGATCCCACGAGCAACAACAGTTATTGGTACTGTGGAGGTATTTATAGCAAAATCAACCAATATGGTTGTCATTTCTTgcatgtgaatatatatatatataggcactACTACGTTTTTCTCGTGTGCTTGTTGACTCTAACCACTGAAACATTTGCTTTCAACTTTGAGTGTGGAAAACAGGATGGAAATCAAGGAGAGGCTGATACCATTCCAACTCCGGTAGTTATTATTGATCAAGACTCTGATCCAGATGCAACTGTGGTCGAGATAACCTTTGGTGATCGCCTTGGGGCTCTTCTTGACACT ATGAATGCGTTAAAAAACTTGGGGCTGAATGTTGTTAAGGCAAATGTCTTTCTAGATTCTTCTGGCaagcacaacaagttttccatcACAAAAGC TGATTCTGGAAGAAAAGTGGAAGATCCGGAGTTGTTAGAGGCAATCCGTTTGACAATATTGAATAATATGATTCAGTATCACCCG GAATCAAGCGCCCAATTAGCTCTGGGAGCAGCTTTTGGACTTGTGCCTCCAAAAGAGCAG GTTGACGTGGAGATAGCAACCCAAATAACCATCTCTGATGACGGCCCAAAACGAAG TTTGTTGTATGTGGAGACAGCTGATCGGCCTGGATTACTGGTGGATCTTGTAAAGACTATTACGGACATTAACATTGCCGTTGAATCCGGAGAATTTGACACTGag GGGCTCTTGGCTAAGGCAAAGTTTCATGTCAACTACAAGGATAAAGCCCTCATCAAGCCTCTCCAGCTG GTTCTTGTTAACAGCTTGAGATATTTCTTGAGGCGGCCTGAGACTGAGGAATCCAGTTTTTAA
- the WRKY27 gene encoding WRKY transcription factor 27 codes for MDYSSWINTSLDLNINLHRVHEELPKKQVENNFFSLDLEVKKSSVKQESAGALAEELKRVSAENKKLTEMLTEMCENYNTLRSNLMEYMRKNPDKELSSSRKRKSASSNNNSTIPMGVNGTSESSSTDEESCKNPKEDMKTKISRVYMRTEASDTSLIVKDGYQWRKYGQKVTRDNPSPRAYFKCSFAPSCPVKKKVQRSVDDQSVLVATYEGEHNHTHPSQMEVTTGSNRSVSCSASLSSSAPTVTLDWTKSKSSSESKNVNPKTESPEVPQVLVEQMATSLTKDPNFRAALVAAISGKMLHNNN; via the exons ATGGATTATTCATCATGGATTAACACTTCCTTGGATCTCAACATTAATCTCCATAGGGTTCACGAAGAACTTCCC AAAAAGCAGGtggaaaacaattttttctcaTTGGATTTGGAGGTGAAGAAATCTTCTGTAAAACAAGAG TCAGCAGGTGCCTTGGCGGAGGAACTGAAGCGGGTGAGTGCAGAAAACAAGAAGTTAACCGAAATGCTCACAGAGATGTGTGAGAACTACAACACTTTGCGAAGCAATTTGATGGAATACATGAGGAAGAATCCTGATAAGGAGCTCAGCTCATCAAGGAAAAGGAAGTCTGCAAGCAGCAACAACAATAGTACTATTCCAATGGGAGTCAACGGAACCTCTGAAAGCAGCTCAACCGATGAGGAATCCTGCAAGAATCCAAAGGAAGACATGAAGAcaaaaatttcaagagtttatATGAGGACAGAAGCATCTGATACAAGCCTT ATTGTGAAAGATGGATATCAATGGAGGAAATATGGACAAAAGGTGACCAGAGATAACCCTTCTCCAAGAGCATATTTCAAGTGCTCTTTTGCTCCAAGCTGCCCGGTCAAAAAGAAG GTGCAAAGAAGTGTGGATGATCAATCTGTTCTGGTTGCAACTTATGAAGGAGAGCACAATCATACACACCCTTCTCAAATGGAGGTAACAACAGGTTCCAACCGTTCAGTATCATGTTCAGCGTCTCTTAGCTCTTCCGCACCAACAGTTACCCTTGACTGGACAAAATCCAAGTCCAGCAGTGAGTCTAAGAATGTAAATCCCAAAACTGAATCACCAGAAGTCCCGCAGGTTTTGGTAGAACAGATGGCTACTTCCTTGACCAAGGATCCTAATTTCAGAGCAGCACTAGTTGCCGCCATCTCTGGAAAAATGTTGcacaataataattaa
- the LOC100817063 gene encoding ACT domain-containing protein ACR11 isoform X4 — protein sequence MAVAMAACSLGLHLSADNTLRPFEKTTILKALSISDATKPCYISHKTRLSSSSSGITMIPRATTVIGTVECGKQDGNQGEADTIPTPVVIIDQDSDPDATVVEITFGDRLGALLDTMNALKNLGLNVVKANVFLDSSGKHNKFSITKADSGRKVEDPELLEAIRLTILNNMIQYHPESSAQLALGAAFGLVPPKEQVDVEIATQITISDDGPKRSLLYVETADRPGLLVDLVKTITDINIAVESGEFDTERE from the exons ATGGCTGTGGCTATGGCTGCTTGCAGTCTTGGACTTCACTTGAGTGCTGACAACACCTTGAGACCTTTTGAAAAAACCACTATCTTGAAGGCCCTCTCTATCTCTGATGCTACTAAACCATGTTACATTTCTCACAAAACAAG AttatcatcttcatcttcaggAATAACAATGATCCCACGAGCAACAACAGTTATTGGTACTGTGGAG TGTGGAAAACAGGATGGAAATCAAGGAGAGGCTGATACCATTCCAACTCCGGTAGTTATTATTGATCAAGACTCTGATCCAGATGCAACTGTGGTCGAGATAACCTTTGGTGATCGCCTTGGGGCTCTTCTTGACACT ATGAATGCGTTAAAAAACTTGGGGCTGAATGTTGTTAAGGCAAATGTCTTTCTAGATTCTTCTGGCaagcacaacaagttttccatcACAAAAGC TGATTCTGGAAGAAAAGTGGAAGATCCGGAGTTGTTAGAGGCAATCCGTTTGACAATATTGAATAATATGATTCAGTATCACCCG GAATCAAGCGCCCAATTAGCTCTGGGAGCAGCTTTTGGACTTGTGCCTCCAAAAGAGCAG GTTGACGTGGAGATAGCAACCCAAATAACCATCTCTGATGACGGCCCAAAACGAAG TTTGTTGTATGTGGAGACAGCTGATCGGCCTGGATTACTGGTGGATCTTGTAAAGACTATTACGGACATTAACATTGCCGTTGAATCCGGAGAATTTGACACTGag agagaatga
- the LOC100817063 gene encoding ACT domain-containing protein ACR11 isoform X2: MAVAMAACSLGLHLSADNTLRPFEKTTILKALSISDATKPCYISHKTRLSSSSSGITMIPRATTVIGTVECGKQDGNQGEADTIPTPVVIIDQDSDPDATVVEITFGDRLGALLDTMNALKNLGLNVVKANVFLDSSGKHNKFSITKADSGRKVEDPELLEAIRLTILNNMIQYHPESSAQLALGAAFGLVPPKEQVDVEIATQITISDDGPKRSLLYVETADRPGLLVDLVKTITDINIAVESGEFDTEGLLAKAKFHVNYKDKALIKPLQLVLVNSLRYFLRRPETEESSF, translated from the exons ATGGCTGTGGCTATGGCTGCTTGCAGTCTTGGACTTCACTTGAGTGCTGACAACACCTTGAGACCTTTTGAAAAAACCACTATCTTGAAGGCCCTCTCTATCTCTGATGCTACTAAACCATGTTACATTTCTCACAAAACAAG AttatcatcttcatcttcaggAATAACAATGATCCCACGAGCAACAACAGTTATTGGTACTGTGGAG TGTGGAAAACAGGATGGAAATCAAGGAGAGGCTGATACCATTCCAACTCCGGTAGTTATTATTGATCAAGACTCTGATCCAGATGCAACTGTGGTCGAGATAACCTTTGGTGATCGCCTTGGGGCTCTTCTTGACACT ATGAATGCGTTAAAAAACTTGGGGCTGAATGTTGTTAAGGCAAATGTCTTTCTAGATTCTTCTGGCaagcacaacaagttttccatcACAAAAGC TGATTCTGGAAGAAAAGTGGAAGATCCGGAGTTGTTAGAGGCAATCCGTTTGACAATATTGAATAATATGATTCAGTATCACCCG GAATCAAGCGCCCAATTAGCTCTGGGAGCAGCTTTTGGACTTGTGCCTCCAAAAGAGCAG GTTGACGTGGAGATAGCAACCCAAATAACCATCTCTGATGACGGCCCAAAACGAAG TTTGTTGTATGTGGAGACAGCTGATCGGCCTGGATTACTGGTGGATCTTGTAAAGACTATTACGGACATTAACATTGCCGTTGAATCCGGAGAATTTGACACTGag GGGCTCTTGGCTAAGGCAAAGTTTCATGTCAACTACAAGGATAAAGCCCTCATCAAGCCTCTCCAGCTG GTTCTTGTTAACAGCTTGAGATATTTCTTGAGGCGGCCTGAGACTGAGGAATCCAGTTTTTAA
- the LOC100817063 gene encoding ACT domain-containing protein ACR11 isoform X3, giving the protein MAVAMAACSLGLHLSADNTLRPFEKTTILKALSISDATKPCYISHKTRLSSSSSGITMIPRATTVIGTVEDGNQGEADTIPTPVVIIDQDSDPDATVVEITFGDRLGALLDTMNALKNLGLNVVKANVFLDSSGKHNKFSITKADSGRKVEDPELLEAIRLTILNNMIQYHPESSAQLALGAAFGLVPPKEQVDVEIATQITISDDGPKRSLLYVETADRPGLLVDLVKTITDINIAVESGEFDTEGLLAKAKFHVNYKDKALIKPLQLVLVNSLRYFLRRPETEESSF; this is encoded by the exons ATGGCTGTGGCTATGGCTGCTTGCAGTCTTGGACTTCACTTGAGTGCTGACAACACCTTGAGACCTTTTGAAAAAACCACTATCTTGAAGGCCCTCTCTATCTCTGATGCTACTAAACCATGTTACATTTCTCACAAAACAAG AttatcatcttcatcttcaggAATAACAATGATCCCACGAGCAACAACAGTTATTGGTACTGTGGAG GATGGAAATCAAGGAGAGGCTGATACCATTCCAACTCCGGTAGTTATTATTGATCAAGACTCTGATCCAGATGCAACTGTGGTCGAGATAACCTTTGGTGATCGCCTTGGGGCTCTTCTTGACACT ATGAATGCGTTAAAAAACTTGGGGCTGAATGTTGTTAAGGCAAATGTCTTTCTAGATTCTTCTGGCaagcacaacaagttttccatcACAAAAGC TGATTCTGGAAGAAAAGTGGAAGATCCGGAGTTGTTAGAGGCAATCCGTTTGACAATATTGAATAATATGATTCAGTATCACCCG GAATCAAGCGCCCAATTAGCTCTGGGAGCAGCTTTTGGACTTGTGCCTCCAAAAGAGCAG GTTGACGTGGAGATAGCAACCCAAATAACCATCTCTGATGACGGCCCAAAACGAAG TTTGTTGTATGTGGAGACAGCTGATCGGCCTGGATTACTGGTGGATCTTGTAAAGACTATTACGGACATTAACATTGCCGTTGAATCCGGAGAATTTGACACTGag GGGCTCTTGGCTAAGGCAAAGTTTCATGTCAACTACAAGGATAAAGCCCTCATCAAGCCTCTCCAGCTG GTTCTTGTTAACAGCTTGAGATATTTCTTGAGGCGGCCTGAGACTGAGGAATCCAGTTTTTAA
- the LOC100804244 gene encoding CBL-interacting serine/threonine-protein kinase 5, producing MDRRSHPTGTVSTRNILFNKYEIGKLLGQGNFAKVYHGRNLSTNESVAIKVIKKERLQKERLVKQIKREVSVMRLVRHPHIVELKEVMANKAKIFMVVEYVKGGELFAKVAKGKMKEDVARKYFQQLISAVDFCHSRGVTHRDLKPENLLLDENEDLKVSDFGLSALPDQRRSDGMLLTPCGTPAYVAPEVLKKKGYDGSKADIWSCGVILFALLSGYLPFQGENVMRIYSKSFKADYAFPEWISPAAKNLISNLLVVDPQKRYSIPDIMKDPWFQIGFLRPIAFSMKESALEDNIDFSGDDVPSPGSDDGNSSSNNEDGELTGAKPARPSYNAFEIISSLSHGFDLRNLFETRKRSPSMFISKFSASAVMAKLEGVAKKLNFRVTGKKEFMVRMQGATEGRKGKLAMTVEVFEVAPEVAVVEFSKSAGDTLEYLNFCEDQVRPSLRDIVWSWQGDANCHQ from the coding sequence ATGGACCGGCGATCCCATCCCACGGGCACCGTCAGCACCCGGAACATCCTCTTCAACAAGTACGAGATTGGAAAATTGCTGGGACAGGGCAACTTCGCCAAGGTGTACCACGGCAGAAACCTCAGCACAAACGAGAGCGTGGCCATCAAAgtcataaaaaaggaaaggctCCAGAAAGAGAGGCTCGTGAAGCAGATCAAACGCGAGGTCTCCGTCATGCGCCTGGTGCGTCACCCCCACATCGTCGAATTAAAAGAGGTCATGGCCAACAAAGCCAAAATCTTCATGGTTGTCGAATACGTCAAGGGAGGGGAACTCTTCGCCAAGGTAGCAAAAGGGAAGATGAAGGAAGATGTCGCCAGAAAGTACTTTCAGCAACTCATCAGCGCCGTCGATTTCTGCCACAGCCGCGGCGTCACCCACCGCGATCTCAAGCCGGAGAATCTGCTCCTCGACGAGAACGAAGACCTTAAAGTCTCCGACTTTGGCCTGTCGGCGCTACCGGACCAGCGCAGATCCGACGGGATGCTCCTCACGCCGTGCGGCACGCCGGCCTACGTGGCGCCGGAGGTTCTCAAGAAGAAGGGCTACGATGGGTCGAAGGCTGATATATGGTCCTGCGGGGTCATCCTCTTTGCTCTTCTTTCTGGCTATTTGCCCTTTCAAGGTGAAAATGTGATGAGAATTTACAGCAAGTCTTTCAAAGCCGATTATGCATTCCCCGAATGGATTTCCCCTGCGGCCAAAAACTTGATCTCCAATTTACTCGTTGTGGACCCGCAAAAGAGGTATTCCATTCCAGACATCATGAAGGACCCTTGGTTTCAAATTGGCTTCTTGAGGCCCATTGCGTTTTCCATGAAGGAGTCTGCGCTTGAAGATAACATTGATTTCAGCGGGGATGATGTTCCTAGTCCTGGTAGTGATGATGGTaatagcagcagcaacaacGAGGATGGGGAGTTGACGGGGGCTAAGCCTGCTCGTCCGTCTTACAACGCTTTTGAGATAATCTCGTCCTTGTCGCATGGGTTCGATCTGAGGAATTTGTTTGAGACGAGGAAGCGGTCGCCGTCAATGTTCATTTCCAAGTTTTCGGCTTCGGCGGTGATGGCGAAGCTGGAGGGGGTGGCCAAGAAGCTGAACTTTAGGGTGACGGGGAAGAAGGAGTTCATGGTGAGGATGCAGGGGGCGACGGAAGGGAGGAAGGGGAAGCTGGCCATGACGGTGGAGGTATTCGAGGTGGCGCCGGAGGTCGCGGTGGTCGAGTTCTCCAAGTCCGCCGGAGACACGCTTGAATACCTTAATTTCTGTGAGGACCAAGTCAGACCTTCGCTCAGGGATATTGTGTGGAGTTGGCAAGGGGACGCTAATTGCCACCAGTAa